The following coding sequences lie in one Armatimonadota bacterium genomic window:
- a CDS encoding cytochrome C, which translates to MGSQVFKPNANSIARITILAIVATPLTVGLALAALSRSPANTKVNIAKNQPVPFSHQHHNWELGIDCRYCHTSVEKSSFAGIPAVETCMSCHSQIWTNSPLLEPIRDAYATGTPIKWNRVNKVPDFVYFNHSIHINRGLNCNICHGPMQDEHITAKGNSFQMAWCLQCHRAPERYLGWNKDLKEQYPNLTPRELAFKFYWKLQTVGKGGLSQRETELATGQFDGSDHPEEVADGKEIVKQLGIKVQQDADCTVCHR; encoded by the coding sequence ATGGGTTCGCAGGTCTTTAAACCAAACGCCAACTCGATAGCGCGCATCACGATCCTTGCCATCGTCGCGACGCCGTTGACGGTCGGCCTTGCGCTCGCCGCGCTGTCGCGGTCGCCAGCCAATACCAAGGTGAACATCGCCAAGAACCAACCGGTTCCCTTTTCGCACCAGCACCACAACTGGGAACTTGGAATCGACTGCCGCTATTGCCATACGAGCGTCGAAAAATCGAGCTTTGCCGGCATTCCTGCGGTCGAGACCTGTATGAGCTGCCACTCGCAAATCTGGACGAACTCTCCGCTCCTGGAGCCGATCCGAGATGCGTACGCCACCGGCACGCCCATCAAGTGGAACCGCGTCAACAAGGTTCCCGACTTCGTTTACTTCAACCACTCGATTCACATCAACCGTGGTCTGAACTGCAACATCTGCCACGGCCCAATGCAGGACGAGCACATCACCGCCAAGGGTAACTCGTTCCAAATGGCCTGGTGTCTACAGTGTCACCGCGCACCGGAGCGCTACCTCGGCTGGAACAAGGACCTGAAGGAGCAATACCCGAACCTGACCCCGCGTGAGCTGGCGTTCAAGTTCTACTGGAAGCTTCAAACCGTCGGCAAGGGCGGCCTTTCTCAACGAGAGACCGAACTCGCTACCGGTCAGTTCGACGGCTCCGACCACCCGGAAGAAGTCGCCGACGGAAAGGAAATCGTCAAGCAACTGGGTATCAAGGTTCAGCAGGACGCCGACTGTACGGTGTGTCACCGATAA
- a CDS encoding protoheme IX farnesyltransferase — MNPQKGFNLFRNFIADPQTAGDEKGNRLAGNPAFAAFSWFFLVYNFLVVAWGVFLRSMGFGDGCGANWPLCTGPKDPAKGSIATLIESSHRFSTELVGLLALIMVIWAFRAFSKGHPARWASSVVLAFTCVEALIGRYLVVKGLVTSNATVERAQWMGLHVLSTFMLLGSIAVAALAASEIRPIRLKSQGTVGWLLAFGFIGTMLLGVSGAISAFGHQVRPDVEGLSEMLKPTAFWANKLAVAHPVGSASIGLYLLLMCSLVQHLRPDRFVKNASKMLIGALVIQLAVGALNIFFKAPVGLQMVHLVLADLNWVTVVVLAVAAFGVGIEPVESRPAPEAAETSEPLRGKELIKAYVALTKPRVISLLLFTTMTAMVAAKGTWPGTFLFIVVSLAGYMVAGAANTINMVIDRDIDITMKRTKKRPTVTQSISSIHALVFAFALASLSFVLLWVFATPLSALMGLSGLVFYVVIYTMLLKRRTWHNIVIGGAAGAFPPLVGWAAVTNDLPPLALYLFGIIFVWTPVHFWALALLIKDDYAAAGVPMLPVVKGDRVTVIQIGVYTVATILATFVPAFFPQVGWIYTISAIVLNLILIRSFWRLWKNMSDRPRASSLFHYSMLYLAILFLMFAIDRVVVMG, encoded by the coding sequence ATGAATCCACAGAAAGGTTTCAATCTTTTCAGAAACTTCATTGCTGATCCCCAGACTGCAGGGGATGAGAAGGGTAATCGGCTGGCAGGCAACCCCGCTTTCGCCGCCTTTTCCTGGTTCTTCCTGGTCTACAACTTCCTCGTGGTCGCGTGGGGCGTCTTCCTTCGCTCCATGGGCTTCGGCGACGGATGCGGCGCAAACTGGCCGCTCTGCACCGGTCCGAAGGATCCGGCCAAGGGTTCGATCGCAACGCTGATTGAATCTTCCCACCGTTTTTCCACCGAGTTGGTCGGCCTGCTGGCCCTCATCATGGTCATCTGGGCCTTCCGCGCCTTCTCGAAGGGTCATCCCGCCCGCTGGGCGTCGAGCGTCGTGCTCGCCTTCACCTGTGTCGAGGCGCTGATCGGCCGCTATTTGGTCGTGAAGGGGCTCGTCACCTCGAACGCCACTGTTGAGCGCGCTCAATGGATGGGCTTGCACGTGCTCAGTACGTTCATGCTCCTCGGAAGCATCGCCGTCGCCGCCCTTGCGGCGAGCGAAATTCGCCCGATCCGCCTCAAGTCTCAAGGCACGGTCGGCTGGCTGTTAGCGTTTGGGTTCATCGGCACCATGCTTCTCGGCGTCAGCGGAGCGATCTCCGCGTTCGGTCACCAGGTTCGCCCCGACGTCGAAGGCTTGAGCGAGATGCTGAAGCCCACCGCCTTCTGGGCCAACAAACTCGCGGTCGCGCACCCGGTCGGTTCGGCCTCCATCGGCCTCTATCTGCTCTTGATGTGCAGTCTGGTCCAACACCTTCGCCCGGACCGCTTCGTTAAGAATGCGTCAAAAATGCTCATCGGCGCGCTGGTCATTCAGCTCGCCGTCGGTGCGCTCAACATCTTCTTCAAGGCCCCGGTTGGACTGCAAATGGTCCACCTCGTGCTGGCCGATCTCAACTGGGTCACGGTCGTCGTGCTCGCCGTCGCCGCCTTCGGTGTCGGCATCGAGCCGGTTGAATCTCGACCCGCGCCGGAAGCCGCCGAGACCTCCGAACCCCTACGGGGCAAGGAACTCATCAAAGCCTACGTCGCCCTCACCAAGCCGCGTGTCATCAGCCTCCTGTTGTTCACCACGATGACGGCGATGGTGGCAGCCAAGGGCACCTGGCCCGGTACATTCCTCTTTATCGTCGTGTCTCTGGCAGGCTACATGGTCGCCGGTGCCGCCAACACCATCAATATGGTCATCGACCGCGACATCGATATCACGATGAAGCGGACGAAAAAGCGCCCGACCGTCACGCAAAGCATCTCCAGCATCCACGCCCTTGTCTTCGCCTTTGCGCTGGCTTCTCTCTCCTTTGTTCTTCTCTGGGTGTTCGCGACTCCGCTGAGCGCTCTCATGGGACTGAGCGGCCTCGTTTTCTACGTAGTGATCTACACGATGCTGTTGAAGCGTCGAACCTGGCACAACATTGTCATCGGCGGCGCGGCCGGCGCGTTTCCCCCGCTCGTCGGGTGGGCGGCGGTCACCAACGATCTGCCCCCGTTGGCGTTGTATCTCTTCGGAATCATCTTTGTGTGGACCCCGGTCCACTTCTGGGCGCTCGCCCTGCTCATCAAAGACGATTACGCGGCGGCCGGCGTTCCCATGCTTCCCGTCGTGAAAGGTGACCGGGTAACGGTCATTCAAATCGGCGTCTATACGGTAGCCACCATCCTTGCAACATTTGTACCGGCTTTCTTCCCGCAAGTTGGATGGATCTATACGATCAGCGCGATTGTCCTCAATTTGATCCTCATTCGTAGTTTTTGGCGACTTTGGAAAAATATGTCGGACCGACCCCGGGCGAGCAGTCTGTTCCACTACAGCATGCTCTACCTGGCGATATTGTTCCTCATGTTTGCCATCGACAGGGTTGTGGTGATGGGTTGA